In a genomic window of Glaciimonas sp. PCH181:
- a CDS encoding GspH/FimT family pseudopilin → MPVALSRSQRDLRQPMRSQGFTLLELLVVVVIAGITLGVVSFRALNNDRQALQSDAQRIALLLQLTRDEAILRNRPTAFEADGDGYRFLVSGAAGWQALDQNDLLRPRTFTRAPLRLSIAPAQVNTGSAATLRITFGREPIDKPFLLTLNAGDDSVVVRADGIGHFSIE, encoded by the coding sequence ATGCCCGTTGCGCTATCTCGCTCACAGCGCGATTTACGGCAGCCGATGCGCTCGCAGGGCTTTACCTTGCTAGAGCTGTTGGTAGTGGTCGTGATTGCGGGTATTACGCTGGGGGTTGTATCGTTTCGTGCATTAAATAATGATCGACAGGCATTACAGAGCGACGCGCAACGGATTGCGCTTTTGCTACAGTTGACCCGCGACGAAGCGATTTTGCGAAATCGACCGACCGCGTTTGAAGCCGACGGTGACGGCTATCGTTTTCTGGTCAGTGGGGCTGCCGGCTGGCAGGCGTTGGATCAAAATGACTTGCTGCGACCGCGTACATTTACGCGCGCGCCGCTGCGCTTGTCGATAGCGCCGGCGCAGGTGAATACCGGATCGGCGGCGACACTGCGGATTACTTTCGGCCGTGAACCTATCGATAAGCCATTTTTGCTAACACTGAATGCCGGGGACGATAGCGTGGTTGTACGCGCTGATGGCATTGGTCATTTTTCCATTGAATAG
- the gspG gene encoding type II secretion system major pseudopilin GspG produces the protein MCNPVFRSARHRYAASVQRGFTLIEIMVVVVIMGILAALIVPKLMGRTDDARVMAARQDISTLMQALKIYKLDTRRYPTTEQGLQALVVKPATGADGWKTGGYIDKVPKDPWGNPYQYLSPGIKGEIDVFSYGADGQPGGEGNDADIGSWDL, from the coding sequence ATGTGTAACCCAGTCTTCCGTAGCGCGCGACATCGCTATGCGGCCAGCGTGCAACGCGGCTTTACGCTGATCGAAATTATGGTCGTTGTCGTCATTATGGGGATTCTGGCAGCACTGATTGTGCCCAAATTAATGGGCCGTACCGACGATGCGCGGGTCATGGCGGCGCGGCAGGATATTTCGACCTTGATGCAGGCGCTGAAGATCTACAAGCTCGATACCCGCCGCTATCCGACTACTGAACAAGGGTTGCAGGCGCTGGTGGTGAAGCCAGCCACCGGAGCGGATGGCTGGAAAACCGGCGGTTACATCGACAAGGTGCCAAAAGATCCTTGGGGAAACCCGTATCAATATCTGTCGCCGGGCATAAAAGGCGAGATTGATGTGTTTAGCTATGGCGCGGATGGTCAGCCGGGTGGCGAAGGTAACGATGCGGATATCGGTTCGTGGGATCTTTAA